In Terriglobus sp. TAA 43, a single window of DNA contains:
- a CDS encoding recombinase family protein — MPDTKTVRCAVYTRKSSEEGLDQTFNSLHAQREACEAYILSQKHEGWEVTRTEYDDGGFSGGNMERPGLAKLLSDIAAKRIDTVVVYKVDRLTRSLADFAKIVEQFDREGVSFVSVTQQFNTTNSMGRLTLNVLLSFAQFEREVTGERIRDKIAASKKKGMWMGGVVPLGYDLHDRRLIVQEEEAARVRQIFNLYLELGCVTKLQGRLDELGIRSKKRLSRKGRSSGDAAFSRGALYELLKNRIYLGEIRHKDKCYPGQHEAIVDQAVWDDVQTLLVTNRPSDNTHESDGEVSLLTGRLFDAAGNRFTPSHTTKRGRRYRYYVSQAIIHGNKGKGGSMYRLPAGRIESIVCDGVTNLIGNPQRLIAIIADRPSDPAEMNAILRSSERYKRQPLGTPNIADCVRRVVIDERHVRMFICKKNVRKILGLSCDSHIDAEIEIQLPAVPMRIGGELRFKIEGDSERSRREVPALVAAVVRAREWLDRLMSGDVSSQRDLAAKEGLDERYVSRLLPLAFLSPEITEEILEGTQPPHWCLDTFLGNVPLDWQAQRKAFA, encoded by the coding sequence ATGCCTGATACGAAGACCGTGCGATGTGCGGTTTACACGCGGAAGTCTTCCGAAGAGGGGCTTGATCAGACGTTTAACTCCCTCCACGCACAGCGTGAGGCTTGCGAAGCGTACATCCTCAGCCAGAAGCATGAGGGATGGGAAGTCACGCGTACCGAGTATGACGATGGTGGTTTCTCGGGCGGCAACATGGAACGACCCGGCTTGGCGAAGCTCCTTAGTGACATAGCCGCAAAGCGAATCGATACGGTCGTTGTTTACAAAGTAGACAGGCTCACTCGATCCTTGGCCGATTTCGCGAAGATCGTGGAGCAGTTTGATCGCGAGGGTGTGAGCTTCGTATCGGTCACTCAGCAATTCAATACGACGAATTCGATGGGGCGTCTCACGTTGAACGTCCTTCTTTCGTTTGCTCAGTTTGAACGAGAAGTTACTGGCGAGCGTATCCGTGACAAGATTGCGGCGTCGAAAAAGAAGGGCATGTGGATGGGCGGAGTCGTGCCCTTGGGTTATGACCTGCACGATCGACGTCTGATTGTTCAGGAGGAAGAAGCGGCTCGCGTTCGCCAAATCTTCAACCTTTATCTCGAATTAGGTTGCGTCACGAAGCTACAGGGCAGGCTCGATGAACTGGGCATCCGGAGTAAGAAGAGACTCAGCAGGAAGGGACGCAGCTCAGGTGATGCGGCATTCTCCCGTGGCGCTCTGTACGAACTCTTAAAGAACCGTATCTACTTGGGCGAGATTCGGCACAAGGACAAGTGCTATCCGGGACAACATGAAGCGATCGTAGATCAGGCCGTCTGGGATGACGTGCAGACGTTGCTCGTCACGAATCGTCCCTCAGACAATACCCACGAGAGTGACGGTGAGGTCAGCTTGCTCACTGGGCGTCTATTCGATGCAGCAGGGAATCGCTTCACCCCTTCTCACACGACCAAGCGTGGACGTCGCTATCGTTACTACGTCTCACAAGCGATCATCCATGGGAATAAGGGAAAAGGCGGATCGATGTACCGTCTCCCTGCTGGACGAATCGAATCGATTGTCTGCGATGGTGTGACAAATCTCATCGGCAATCCGCAGAGATTGATCGCTATCATTGCGGATCGCCCATCAGATCCCGCTGAGATGAATGCGATCTTAAGATCCTCCGAAAGGTACAAGAGACAACCTCTAGGAACACCCAACATTGCCGATTGTGTGAGGCGGGTCGTTATAGATGAGCGCCATGTGCGCATGTTCATCTGCAAAAAAAACGTGAGGAAAATACTTGGGCTTTCCTGTGACTCACACATCGACGCGGAGATAGAGATTCAACTACCGGCTGTGCCTATGCGGATTGGTGGAGAGCTTCGGTTCAAGATCGAAGGCGACAGCGAAAGATCGAGACGAGAAGTTCCGGCGTTGGTTGCCGCGGTTGTGCGGGCGCGGGAATGGCTTGATCGATTGATGAGCGGCGATGTCTCGAGTCAACGTGACCTGGCCGCGAAAGAGGGCTTGGACGAGCGTTACGTGAGTCGTCTATTACCGCTTGCTTTCCTCTCCCCAGAGATAACAGAAGAGATTCTGGAAGGTACACAACCTCCGCATTGGTGTCTCGATACCTTTCTCGGAAACGTTCCTCTTGATTGGCAGGCGCAACGTAAGGCATTCGCGTAA
- a CDS encoding DUF5681 domain-containing protein, with amino-acid sequence MANQDDSDYEVGYGKPPRHSQFRRGQSGNPAGRPPGRKNLATIVRAVLHEEIIVTENGKSRKATKVEIVIAQMVNGALKGDQRAIRETIALKRYVDALEEVDAVPTETESDAAIMASLKRRLQRATNSNTEKETSK; translated from the coding sequence ATGGCTAACCAAGATGACAGCGATTATGAAGTTGGTTACGGCAAGCCACCGCGGCATTCGCAATTTCGTCGCGGACAATCGGGGAACCCTGCCGGGCGCCCACCGGGACGGAAGAATCTCGCAACCATAGTCCGGGCCGTGCTCCACGAGGAGATCATTGTGACGGAGAACGGCAAGAGCAGAAAGGCGACGAAGGTCGAGATAGTCATTGCCCAGATGGTCAATGGAGCATTGAAGGGGGATCAGCGTGCCATAAGGGAAACGATTGCACTCAAGCGGTACGTCGATGCGCTTGAAGAGGTCGATGCGGTGCCTACCGAAACCGAGAGTGACGCGGCTATTATGGCAAGTCTCAAACGTCGCTTACAACGTGCAACCAACTCGAACACCGAAAAGGAGACCTCAAAGTGA
- a CDS encoding PIN domain-containing protein, protein MPRYTSRSTFHVLIDTCVRIDAAKDQQQQAILAALEELVREKDIAIILPRFVVDEFARDKSRIVEDSTRSLSSTLKRVKDVVEKIGDPRQKRNVLRQLNEVEHRLSSLGEAAVETVGRIEKLFAVTPVIETTDAVKLRAAQCAIDKRAPFHRQRHGIYDAILIETYADRVASRAPAGTRFAFVTHNTKDFSHPAASNKLPHPDMAAYFSRAISLYFITLGEALRSIRPGQFADLMIEQKWVEEPRPLAEVLGSIDTLTTQVWYNRHKNLAWRIERGQHKIVTREEWEAKFKQHRGYGQNHTVDTIWRVRSRPQRKPNAGLAMTTLALGMTSSGA, encoded by the coding sequence GTGCCCAGATATACCAGCCGATCGACCTTCCATGTCCTGATTGATACATGCGTCCGGATAGATGCAGCCAAAGACCAGCAGCAGCAGGCAATCTTGGCCGCGCTCGAAGAACTTGTGCGCGAAAAGGATATAGCGATCATCTTGCCGAGATTCGTAGTAGACGAGTTTGCCCGGGATAAGTCCCGAATTGTTGAAGACAGCACACGCAGTCTCTCGAGCACATTGAAACGGGTGAAAGATGTGGTCGAAAAAATCGGCGACCCTCGCCAGAAGCGCAACGTTCTGCGTCAACTCAATGAGGTTGAGCACCGGCTATCGTCTTTGGGTGAAGCCGCCGTGGAAACGGTCGGGCGAATTGAAAAGCTTTTCGCCGTGACACCTGTTATTGAAACCACCGACGCAGTGAAGCTGCGAGCGGCCCAGTGCGCCATCGACAAGCGGGCTCCGTTTCATCGACAACGCCACGGGATTTACGATGCGATTCTGATCGAAACTTATGCTGACCGCGTTGCCAGCAGGGCTCCGGCAGGGACGCGCTTCGCCTTTGTCACCCACAACACAAAGGACTTCAGCCACCCGGCAGCAAGCAATAAACTCCCGCATCCTGACATGGCCGCGTATTTTTCAAGGGCGATATCACTGTATTTCATCACCCTTGGCGAGGCTTTGCGGAGTATTCGGCCAGGGCAGTTTGCAGATCTCATGATCGAACAGAAATGGGTGGAAGAGCCCAGGCCGCTCGCCGAAGTCCTCGGCTCGATTGACACGTTGACCACGCAAGTTTGGTACAACCGGCACAAGAATCTGGCGTGGAGAATTGAGAGAGGGCAGCACAAGATCGTCACGCGGGAAGAGTGGGAAGCGAAGTTCAAGCAGCACAGAGGTTATGGTCAAAACCACACGGTCGACACGATCTGGAGAGTGCGCTCAAGGCCGCAAAGAAAGCCGAACGCAGGCTTGGCAATGACAACTCTGGCCCTTGGGATGACTTCGAGTGGGGCATGA
- a CDS encoding DNA methyltransferase yields the protein MNDTDTKSTSRKLALEYRPLASLNFHVNNARTHSRSQIRKIKNSIEEFGFSNPILIQTDGTIIAGHGRVEAAKLLNMTTVPTICLEHLTPDQIRAYVIADNRLAELAGWDNDLLKIELGYLLTLDLSLDVTLTGFEVPEIDLLLEEASSTADEEETIPPTHPVAISRPGDLWMLGHHRIFCGSALEQKSFQTLMDSRRAGMVFVDPPYNVPIDGHASGNGQIEHREFAMASGEMDEHEFTQFLNRSFELLAEHSDCGAVHFLCMDWRHMRELIEAAKPVYDKQLGLCVWAKDVGGMGSLYRSQHELIFVFKTNGGPHRNNIMLGKYGRNRTNVWQYPSASTMSRQGEENLLSLHPTVKPIAMVADAILDCSKRGDIVLDSFLGSGTTLLAAERVGRICYALELDPLYVDVAIRRWQAITGEQAINAVSGRAFEDNIMTEEANEEVIHG from the coding sequence ATGAATGACACAGACACGAAGTCAACATCCAGAAAGCTTGCTCTGGAATATAGACCACTCGCATCGCTCAATTTTCACGTCAACAACGCACGCACCCACTCGCGCAGTCAGATCCGCAAGATCAAAAACAGCATCGAGGAATTTGGCTTTTCCAATCCGATCTTGATCCAGACGGACGGTACGATCATTGCTGGCCACGGTCGCGTTGAGGCAGCCAAGTTACTCAACATGACAACCGTGCCGACGATCTGTCTCGAGCACTTAACTCCCGATCAGATTCGCGCCTATGTCATCGCAGATAACAGGCTCGCGGAACTTGCCGGTTGGGACAACGACCTTCTCAAGATCGAGCTCGGTTATCTTCTGACTCTCGATCTCAGCCTCGATGTGACGTTGACCGGTTTCGAGGTCCCTGAAATTGACCTTCTACTTGAAGAAGCTTCCAGCACGGCGGACGAGGAAGAAACCATTCCGCCTACACATCCGGTCGCCATATCTCGACCTGGAGACCTTTGGATGCTCGGACACCATCGCATATTCTGCGGCAGTGCGCTTGAGCAGAAGTCATTTCAAACCCTGATGGACAGCCGACGTGCAGGTATGGTCTTTGTTGATCCGCCATACAACGTTCCTATCGATGGGCACGCATCCGGCAATGGGCAGATCGAGCACCGCGAGTTCGCGATGGCGTCCGGAGAAATGGACGAGCACGAGTTCACACAGTTCCTCAATCGCAGTTTCGAGCTTCTTGCCGAACATAGCGATTGTGGTGCGGTGCATTTCCTCTGCATGGACTGGCGTCACATGAGGGAGCTGATTGAGGCCGCTAAACCTGTCTATGACAAACAGCTGGGCCTTTGTGTGTGGGCGAAGGATGTCGGCGGCATGGGATCCCTTTACCGCTCTCAACATGAATTGATCTTCGTGTTCAAAACCAACGGAGGCCCTCACCGCAACAACATCATGCTCGGGAAGTACGGACGCAACCGTACGAACGTCTGGCAATACCCGTCTGCAAGCACGATGTCCCGACAGGGTGAAGAGAATCTTCTTAGCTTGCATCCGACGGTGAAACCAATCGCCATGGTTGCTGATGCCATTCTTGATTGCTCAAAGCGTGGCGACATCGTCCTAGATTCGTTTCTCGGCTCCGGGACAACACTCCTTGCCGCGGAACGTGTGGGGCGCATCTGCTATGCGCTCGAGCTTGATCCTCTCTATGTGGATGTTGCCATTCGCCGTTGGCAAGCAATCACTGGTGAGCAGGCGATCAACGCTGTGAGCGGGCGTGCGTTCGAGGACAACATCATGACGGAAGAAGCGAACGAAGAGGTGATTCATGGCTAA
- a CDS encoding DUF2924 domain-containing protein, with protein MISTQKSDAAIADELAALPAMDKRKLLKVWDEVYQTPPHHTLRKELIVPILAYRLQEVVHGGLSNSARRKLLLLREAPRKPQKTNVTGVSSDSAGSTKLVRTWGGETHEVIVTASGFVYRGETFKKLSPIAKRITGTQWSGPAFFGTRSKDRRDA; from the coding sequence ATGATATCCACGCAAAAGTCGGATGCTGCAATAGCGGACGAATTAGCAGCGCTTCCGGCGATGGATAAGCGAAAGCTTCTTAAGGTTTGGGACGAGGTGTATCAAACTCCGCCCCACCATACATTGCGAAAAGAGCTCATTGTTCCCATCCTTGCGTACCGCCTTCAAGAAGTGGTTCATGGAGGTTTGTCGAACTCTGCAAGACGGAAACTGTTGCTTCTACGTGAGGCACCCCGCAAGCCTCAAAAGACGAATGTAACCGGTGTTAGCAGTGATTCCGCAGGCAGCACGAAGCTGGTGAGGACGTGGGGTGGAGAAACTCACGAGGTCATCGTGACCGCGTCGGGCTTCGTCTATCGAGGAGAGACGTTCAAAAAGCTGAGCCCAATTGCGAAGCGGATCACGGGAACACAATGGTCCGGGCCAGCATTCTTTGGCACTCGCTCTAAGGATCGACGTGATGCCTGA